TATCTTTTAGCGCGTGCAGGGGCCCTTGCTTGCCGATGCTCCCTTAAAGCTTCGTCACCAATGTCAGCCCCGATCCCAGTGGGAGCCGGGTCACGGTGGCGCCTTCGAGCTCGCGGAGGTATTCATCGGCTTCGCGCGCGGCGGCGGTATCGCGGTCGGTGCGGGAGGTGTCGGCAACGGTGCCATCGAGAAGCGCATTGGCAAGCACCAGCGTGCCGTGCTGGTGCAGCAGGGGCCAGGCCGCCTTGATGAGGGCAGGGAGGTCGAGGGCAGCGACGTCCGCGTAAATGATCTGGTAGGCCTCGGTAGCCAGGCGTCCGAGCACGTCGAGGGGGCGCGAGGGAAGGAAGCGACCGCGGGTGGGGGCGTAGCCGGCCTCGCGGAAGGCGGCCTTGGCGCTGCGCTGATGCTCGGCCTCAGGGTCGATGCACGTGAGGATGCCGTTATCCGGCATGCCCGCGAACAGGTAGAGGCCCACGACGGAGGCGGCGGGGGTAATCGCCACGGCCTGGGGGCGGTCTACCACACCGGAAGACGTCGCCGTCAGCGTCGTGAGAAGCTGGCCGGTGGATTCATCCGGGACGGGCAGGCCGTATTCCTCGGCGTGGTCGCGGGCGCCGCGGAGAGCCGCCGAAGGCTCACTGGTGGAATCGATATAGGAGCGCAGTGCGTCATATGCGGTAGTAGTCACGATTAAGACAATAGGTAAAGTTGCGCGCAAGGGTGGCAAAAACGCGCCTAGCCAGCGAAATTGTGGTCTGTGGGAAGTATGTGACGGACTCACAGGATATTATCAGCGCAGCAGCTGGAGTTTCCGCGCCGAGTATAGAAAAATGACACCCATGACAGAAACGAAGCGCGATGCCGAGTCCGTTGCCTCCACCGATGCGAACGTGGAGTTGACCGGTACCGCGGCGTTCGATGCTGGGGAAGCTACGATGCCTTCGTGGGCCGAATTGGTGGCAGAGCATGCCGATGGCGTGTACCGCCTAGCCTACCGTTTATCCGGTGACCAGCAGGATGCCGAGGATCTCACCCAAGAGACCTTCATGCGTGTTTTCCGCTCCTTGGATAAGTACCAACCGGGTACCTTCGGCGGCTGGCTGCACCGCATCACTACGAACCTCTTTTTGGATATGGTGCGCCACCGCTCCAAGATTCGCATGGAGTCCCTGCCAGAGGATTATGAGCGCGTTCCGGGGACGGATATGACCCCGGAGCAGGCCTATACCGTGGCGAACCTGGACCCGGTGCTGCAGTCCGCGCTGGATAGCTTGGCGCCGGATTTCCGCGTTGCCGTGGTTCTGTGTGATATCGAAGGCATGAGCTACGACGAAATCGCCGAGACCCTCGGCGTAAAGATGGGCACGGTGCGCTCGCGCATCCACCGCGGCCGCTCCCAACTGCGCGCGGCGCTGGAAAAAGAGGCACAGACCAATGCGGAAGCGCGCATCTTGCTGCGCACGCGCTAGAATCGAATCATTACCTCCCCTGCCGCGTGGCAGGGGGACTTAAGTGTGAGTAATCCGTCTGTGGAATGAACGTGAGGAGGGTGTCGATGGACTCACTGCGAGGACGCCGCACCCTCTCCAGGCTCAGCGTACGGGGCGAGTTCACCCCCGCGCAGGCGAAGGCCCGGGATAAGGCAAAGGCGCGGGCGCGGCGCAGCGATTCCATCGGTCACCTTGGCCCAGAGGCCGTCGTTGCCTTCGTCGATGGGGAGATGGAACCCAAAGCCATGCACCGCGTGCGCATCCATCTAGTACACTGCGCGGAGTGTCGCGCCGACGTGCACCACCAGCGCCACGCCTCCGAGTGGGTACGTCACTGCAGCGATGATTCCGCGGTGAAGGCCCCGCAGTCCTTATTGGCTAAGCTGGCGGGAATGGCTACGGAGGGCGTGGCGCCGGGGCCCGATGCGTCGACCCCGGCGCACCGGCCGGAGCAGGATTTTCTGGATAAAGTCGAGACGGTGGTACGCGCGATTAAACACAATCAGCGCGGGCAGAACTAAACGGAGGGCGAGGATTTAATCGTGTTTTCTTCCATTGGCTGGCCTGAGATTATTGTCATTGTCCTCCTCGGCATCGTCATCATCGGCCCGGAGCGCATGCCGGAGGTCATCAAGGACGTGCGCGCGGCCATCTATGCCGCCCGCAAGGCCAT
This is a stretch of genomic DNA from Corynebacterium accolens. It encodes these proteins:
- a CDS encoding O-methyltransferase, whose product is MTTTAYDALRSYIDSTSEPSAALRGARDHAEEYGLPVPDESTGQLLTTLTATSSGVVDRPQAVAITPAASVVGLYLFAGMPDNGILTCIDPEAEHQRSAKAAFREAGYAPTRGRFLPSRPLDVLGRLATEAYQIIYADVAALDLPALIKAAWPLLHQHGTLVLANALLDGTVADTSRTDRDTAAAREADEYLRELEGATVTRLPLGSGLTLVTKL
- the sigE gene encoding RNA polymerase sigma factor SigE, whose translation is MTETKRDAESVASTDANVELTGTAAFDAGEATMPSWAELVAEHADGVYRLAYRLSGDQQDAEDLTQETFMRVFRSLDKYQPGTFGGWLHRITTNLFLDMVRHRSKIRMESLPEDYERVPGTDMTPEQAYTVANLDPVLQSALDSLAPDFRVAVVLCDIEGMSYDEIAETLGVKMGTVRSRIHRGRSQLRAALEKEAQTNAEARILLRTR
- a CDS encoding anti-sigma factor family protein, whose translation is MNVRRVSMDSLRGRRTLSRLSVRGEFTPAQAKARDKAKARARRSDSIGHLGPEAVVAFVDGEMEPKAMHRVRIHLVHCAECRADVHHQRHASEWVRHCSDDSAVKAPQSLLAKLAGMATEGVAPGPDASTPAHRPEQDFLDKVETVVRAIKHNQRGQN